Proteins encoded by one window of Pseudonocardia alni:
- a CDS encoding sodium:solute symporter family protein: MTAQEVLRLNPNLVDYLLVAFYFVLVLGIGFAARRSVSSSLDFLLSGRSMPAWITGLAFISANLGAIELIGMVANGAQFGIPTVHYYWLGAIPAMVFLGIVMMPFYYGSKARSVPEFLLKRFNKTTQRVQAVIFAVASILIAGVNLFSLGLVLEALLGWSLYLAIPVAAVVVLGYISLGGLSAAIYTEVLQFFVILALLIPLTVAGLNRVGGWDGLTRAVTEGPSAGADLNAWPGTPLTEIANPFLSVLGIVFGLGFVLSFGYWTTNFAEVQRALSAKSMSAARRTPIIGAFPKALVVLVIVTPGMIAGILVPQIAAVKAGGGDAVEGITYNNALSLLMKEVLPNGILGVAIAGLLAAFMAGMAANISSFNTVFTYDIWQDWVRPGRADRYYLGVGRLVTIIGCVLAIGTAFIASGSANLMDYIQSLFSFFNAPLFAIFILGLFWKRMTGPSAWIGLLSGTTAAVLVDVLVRTEVWTMSSQAGSFVGAIAAFVVGVGVSAGVSMVTTPKPDAELVGLTWSLTPKEARTHSTDGDDAGWYRSPNVLGALVLALTVVLYVVFG; encoded by the coding sequence ATGACCGCCCAGGAGGTCCTGCGCCTCAACCCGAACCTGGTCGACTACCTGTTGGTCGCGTTCTACTTCGTACTGGTGCTCGGCATCGGCTTCGCGGCGCGGCGCTCGGTGTCCTCCAGCCTCGACTTCCTGCTGTCCGGCCGGTCGATGCCGGCCTGGATCACCGGTCTGGCGTTCATCTCGGCCAACCTGGGTGCGATCGAGCTGATCGGCATGGTGGCCAACGGGGCCCAGTTCGGCATCCCGACGGTGCACTACTACTGGCTGGGCGCGATCCCGGCGATGGTGTTCCTCGGCATCGTGATGATGCCGTTCTACTACGGCTCCAAGGCCCGCAGCGTCCCGGAGTTCCTGCTCAAGCGGTTCAACAAGACGACCCAGCGGGTGCAGGCGGTGATCTTCGCGGTGGCCTCGATCCTGATCGCCGGGGTCAACCTGTTCTCCCTGGGCCTGGTCCTGGAGGCGCTGCTCGGCTGGTCGCTGTACCTGGCGATCCCGGTCGCGGCCGTCGTCGTCCTGGGCTACATCTCCCTCGGCGGGCTGTCGGCCGCGATCTACACCGAGGTCCTGCAGTTCTTCGTGATCCTCGCGCTGCTGATCCCGCTGACCGTCGCCGGGCTCAACCGGGTCGGCGGCTGGGACGGCCTGACCCGCGCGGTCACCGAGGGCCCGAGCGCCGGTGCGGACCTGAACGCCTGGCCCGGCACCCCGCTCACCGAGATCGCGAACCCGTTCCTGTCGGTGCTGGGCATCGTGTTCGGCCTGGGATTCGTGCTGTCCTTCGGCTACTGGACGACGAACTTCGCCGAGGTCCAGCGCGCCCTGTCGGCCAAGTCGATGTCCGCCGCGCGGCGGACCCCGATCATCGGTGCGTTCCCGAAGGCGCTGGTCGTGCTGGTGATCGTGACCCCGGGCATGATCGCCGGGATCCTGGTCCCGCAGATCGCCGCGGTGAAGGCGGGCGGCGGCGACGCCGTCGAGGGCATCACCTACAACAACGCGCTGTCGCTGCTGATGAAGGAGGTCCTGCCCAACGGGATCCTCGGCGTCGCGATCGCGGGTCTGCTGGCCGCGTTCATGGCCGGTATGGCGGCGAACATCAGCTCGTTCAACACGGTGTTCACCTACGACATCTGGCAGGACTGGGTGCGCCCGGGCCGCGCCGACCGCTACTACCTCGGCGTCGGCCGGCTGGTCACCATCATCGGCTGCGTGCTCGCGATCGGCACCGCGTTCATCGCGTCCGGGTCGGCGAACCTGATGGACTACATCCAGTCGCTGTTCAGCTTCTTCAACGCGCCGCTGTTCGCGATCTTCATCCTCGGCCTGTTCTGGAAGCGGATGACCGGGCCGTCGGCCTGGATCGGGCTGCTCTCCGGCACCACCGCGGCGGTGCTGGTCGACGTCCTGGTCCGCACCGAGGTCTGGACGATGTCCAGCCAGGCGGGCAGCTTCGTCGGCGCCATCGCGGCGTTCGTCGTCGGTGTCGGCGTGTCCGCGGGGGTCTCGATGGTGACCACCCCGAAGCCGGACGCCGAGCTGGTCGGGCTGACCTGGAGCCTGACCCCGAAGGAGGCGCGCACCCACTCCACCGACGGTGACGACGCCGGCTGGTACCGCAGTCCGAACGTCCTCGGCGCGCTGGTGCTGGCCCTGACCGTCGTCCTCTACGTCGTGTTCGGCTGA
- a CDS encoding IMPACT family protein, which yields MRVIARDGSAETEIARSRFVCTVARVADVGAAQDVIDRVRRAGPDATHHCTALRIGDPGTGDLTARSSDDGEPSGTAGVPMLEVLTRRGLTDVVAVVSRWFGGTKLGAGGLVRAYSGALTAALDTVGELRRVRHRELLLAVGHDRAGRLEHDLRHSPYRLCDVTHGTDVTLTVAVAEPETGAFADWLAEHTGGGVEALDAGPRDLYLP from the coding sequence GTGCGGGTGATCGCCCGCGACGGGAGCGCGGAGACCGAGATCGCCCGGTCGCGCTTCGTCTGCACCGTCGCCCGGGTCGCCGACGTCGGGGCCGCCCAGGACGTGATCGACCGCGTCCGCCGGGCCGGACCGGACGCCACCCACCACTGCACCGCACTGCGCATCGGTGACCCCGGCACCGGGGACCTCACCGCCCGCAGCAGCGACGACGGCGAGCCCTCGGGCACCGCCGGCGTCCCGATGCTGGAGGTGCTCACCCGGCGCGGGCTGACCGACGTCGTCGCCGTCGTCTCGCGCTGGTTCGGCGGGACGAAGCTCGGCGCGGGCGGGCTGGTCCGCGCGTACTCCGGCGCCCTGACCGCTGCCCTCGACACGGTCGGCGAGCTGCGCCGGGTGCGGCACCGGGAACTGCTGCTCGCCGTCGGCCACGACCGCGCCGGGCGCCTGGAGCACGACCTGCGCCACTCCCCGTACCGGCTGTGCGATGTCACGCACGGCACGGACGTCACGCTGACCGTGGCCGTCGCCGAGCCGGAGACCGGCGCCTTCGCCGACTGGCTCGCCGAGCACACCGGCGGCGGCGTCGAGGCGCTCGACGCCGGCCCGCGCGACCTCTACCTACCCTGA
- a CDS encoding GNAT family N-acetyltransferase, whose amino-acid sequence MHIRAATDDDLPAVLAVLRPIFAEGRTYTVPPDADDAWITRMWMLPPPARVVVAVRDGRVVGTAKTGPNQAGPGSHVATASFAVDAGGAGRGTGRALGEHVLALARADGYAAMQFNAVVATNTRAVALWHSLGFATVGTVPDAFTLPDGTTTGLHVMHRYL is encoded by the coding sequence ATGCACATCCGCGCCGCCACCGACGACGACCTCCCCGCCGTCCTCGCCGTGCTCCGCCCGATCTTCGCCGAGGGCCGCACCTACACCGTCCCGCCCGACGCCGACGACGCCTGGATCACCCGCATGTGGATGCTCCCGCCGCCGGCGCGGGTCGTCGTGGCGGTGCGGGACGGCCGGGTCGTCGGCACCGCCAAGACCGGACCCAACCAGGCCGGGCCGGGCTCGCACGTCGCGACCGCGAGCTTCGCCGTCGACGCGGGCGGCGCCGGGCGCGGCACCGGCCGCGCGCTGGGCGAGCACGTGCTGGCCCTCGCCCGCGCGGACGGCTACGCCGCGATGCAGTTCAACGCCGTCGTGGCGACCAACACCCGCGCGGTCGCGCTGTGGCACTCGCTGGGCTTCGCCACGGTCGGAACGGTGCCCGACGCCTTCACCCTGCCCGACGGCACGACCACCGGCCTGCACGTGATGCACCGCTACCTGTGA
- a CDS encoding Nramp family divalent metal transporter → MTSTDTAAAAAPVTVEQLRRRGWRGRLAVLGPAFVAAVAYVDPGNFATNFSAGAGYGYLLVWVIVVANLMAMLIQSLSAKLGLATGKNLPELCREHLTPWRNRFMWAQAELVAIATDLAEVIGGAVALHLLFGIPLFTGGVITGVIAFVLLGLQSRGHRPFERAIVFLLAIILVGLMSTLLRTDVDGPALAAGLVPGFDGVGSLVLATGILGATVMPHVIYLHSALTQGRLVARSPEDTRFLLRVGRTDIALGMGVAGLVNLSMLVVAAALFAGTDVPGTDTLEGIFAGLGTELDAVAAYGFAIALLASGFASSGVGTYAGQVIMAGFLRRRIPLLLRRLLTLAPALLVLGMGIDPTQALVLSQVVLSFGIPFALVPLVWLTARREVMGDLVNHRVTTTAAVVVAAVVVGLNAFLIWEAFVA, encoded by the coding sequence ATGACGAGCACGGACACGGCCGCGGCGGCGGCACCGGTCACCGTGGAGCAGCTGCGCCGGCGCGGCTGGCGCGGCAGGCTCGCCGTCCTCGGGCCCGCCTTCGTCGCCGCCGTCGCCTACGTCGACCCGGGCAACTTCGCGACCAACTTCTCCGCCGGCGCCGGCTACGGCTACCTGCTGGTGTGGGTGATCGTCGTCGCCAACCTGATGGCGATGCTCATCCAGTCGCTCTCGGCCAAGCTCGGGCTCGCAACCGGGAAGAACCTGCCCGAGCTGTGCCGCGAGCACCTCACCCCGTGGCGGAACCGGTTCATGTGGGCCCAGGCCGAGCTCGTCGCGATCGCGACCGACCTGGCCGAGGTGATCGGCGGCGCGGTCGCCCTGCACCTGCTGTTCGGGATCCCGCTGTTCACCGGCGGGGTGATCACCGGCGTGATCGCCTTCGTGCTGCTGGGCCTGCAGTCGCGCGGGCACCGGCCGTTCGAGCGGGCGATCGTGTTCCTGCTCGCGATCATCCTGGTCGGGCTCATGTCGACCCTGCTGCGCACCGACGTCGACGGGCCCGCGCTGGCCGCGGGTCTGGTCCCCGGCTTCGACGGCGTCGGCTCGCTGGTCCTCGCCACCGGCATCCTCGGCGCCACCGTGATGCCGCACGTGATCTACCTGCACTCCGCGCTGACCCAGGGGCGCCTCGTCGCCCGCTCCCCCGAGGACACCCGGTTCCTGCTGCGGGTCGGGCGCACCGACATCGCGCTCGGGATGGGCGTGGCCGGGCTGGTGAACCTGTCGATGCTGGTCGTGGCGGCCGCCCTGTTCGCCGGGACCGACGTCCCCGGCACCGACACCCTGGAGGGGATCTTCGCCGGGCTGGGCACCGAGCTCGACGCCGTCGCCGCGTACGGGTTCGCGATCGCACTGCTCGCCTCGGGGTTCGCGTCCTCGGGCGTGGGGACCTACGCCGGGCAGGTCATCATGGCCGGGTTCCTGCGCCGCCGGATCCCGCTGCTGCTGCGCAGGCTGCTGACCCTCGCGCCCGCCCTGCTCGTGCTGGGCATGGGGATCGACCCGACGCAGGCGCTGGTGCTCTCCCAGGTCGTGCTGTCGTTCGGCATCCCGTTCGCGCTGGTCCCGCTGGTGTGGTTGACCGCCCGCCGCGAGGTGATGGGCGACCTGGTCAACCACCGCGTCACCACGACCGCGGCGGTCGTCGTCGCCGCGGTCGTGGTGGGGCTGAACGCCTTCCTGATCTGGGAGGCGTTCGTCGCCTGA
- a CDS encoding crotonase/enoyl-CoA hydratase family protein, with product MTEQSELTPSGPAASEEEVLVERRDGVLLITINRPRAKNALNENVARSVAAAVDELDADPDLRVGVLTGAGGVFSAGMDLKAFLRGERPSVPGRGLCGITQAPPVTPMIAAVEGWALAGGFEIMLACDLVVAGRGARFGVPEVKRSLVAAAGGALELANRVPRALALEMLLTGDPIDATRAEAAGLVNQVVDDGGALEAALALAARIAVNGPLGVAASKRIVRESPDWGADRWERHDAVVGPVLTSEDAREGATAFAEKRDPVWRGR from the coding sequence ATGACAGAGCAGTCAGAGCTGACTCCTTCCGGACCGGCCGCTTCCGAGGAGGAGGTGCTCGTCGAGCGGCGGGACGGCGTCCTGCTGATCACGATCAACCGGCCGCGGGCCAAGAACGCGCTGAACGAGAACGTCGCGCGCTCGGTCGCCGCGGCCGTCGACGAGCTCGACGCCGACCCGGACCTGCGGGTCGGCGTGCTGACCGGGGCGGGCGGGGTGTTCTCGGCCGGGATGGACCTCAAGGCGTTCCTGCGCGGCGAGCGTCCGTCGGTGCCCGGGCGCGGGCTCTGCGGGATCACCCAGGCCCCGCCGGTGACGCCGATGATCGCCGCGGTCGAGGGCTGGGCCCTGGCCGGCGGGTTCGAGATCATGCTGGCCTGCGACCTCGTCGTCGCCGGGCGCGGCGCCCGGTTCGGGGTGCCGGAGGTGAAGCGGTCCCTGGTCGCCGCCGCGGGCGGTGCGCTGGAGCTGGCGAACCGGGTGCCCCGGGCGCTGGCGCTGGAGATGCTGCTGACCGGCGACCCGATCGACGCGACGCGCGCCGAGGCCGCCGGCCTGGTCAACCAGGTCGTCGATGACGGCGGCGCGCTGGAGGCCGCGCTGGCGCTGGCCGCGCGGATCGCGGTGAACGGGCCGCTCGGCGTCGCCGCGTCGAAGCGGATCGTGCGGGAGAGCCCGGACTGGGGCGCCGACCGCTGGGAGCGCCACGACGCGGTCGTCGGCCCGGTCCTGACCTCGGAGGACGCCCGCGAGGGCGCGACCGCGTTCGCCGAGAAGCGCGACCCGGTCTGGCGCGGCCGCTGA
- a CDS encoding alpha/beta fold hydrolase: MSTAPPTWFTDALAEPGEPGRTESDGVEIRFRSWGTPGGPGVLLVHGGAAHLHWWDHIAPLLAERTRRVVAVDLSGHGDSGRAPSYDLDRWAVELRAVIDAAGLGPRPTVIGHSMGGFVSLTAALRYGDELAGAVAVDSPVRDRSPEERAAREQRAFGPAKVHPDRDALIARFRTIPEQPGDLPYVHRHIAEHSIRAVDGGWSWKFDPAIFAGISLTPGDLGRPGCRIALFRAEHGLVPAEMGEMVVDRMGRAAPVVEIPGAGHHVMIDQPLALVTALRTLLADWEHSVPVVAPAI; this comes from the coding sequence GTGTCCACCGCTCCGCCCACCTGGTTCACCGACGCACTCGCCGAGCCGGGGGAGCCCGGCCGCACCGAGAGCGACGGCGTCGAGATCCGCTTCCGGAGCTGGGGCACCCCGGGCGGGCCCGGTGTGCTGCTGGTGCACGGCGGCGCGGCGCACCTGCACTGGTGGGACCACATCGCCCCGCTGCTGGCCGAGCGCACGCGCCGGGTCGTGGCGGTCGACCTGTCCGGGCACGGCGACTCCGGGCGGGCACCGTCCTACGACCTGGACCGCTGGGCCGTCGAGCTGCGCGCCGTGATCGACGCCGCGGGTCTCGGCCCCCGGCCGACGGTCATCGGGCACAGCATGGGCGGGTTCGTGTCGCTCACCGCGGCGCTGCGCTACGGCGACGAGCTGGCCGGCGCCGTCGCCGTCGACTCCCCGGTCCGGGACCGGTCGCCGGAGGAGCGGGCCGCCCGTGAGCAGCGGGCGTTCGGCCCGGCGAAGGTGCACCCCGACCGCGACGCGCTGATCGCGCGGTTCCGCACCATCCCCGAGCAGCCCGGCGACCTGCCCTACGTGCACCGCCACATCGCCGAGCACAGCATCCGCGCGGTCGACGGCGGCTGGAGCTGGAAGTTCGACCCGGCCATCTTCGCCGGCATCTCGCTGACCCCCGGCGACCTCGGGCGTCCCGGCTGCCGGATCGCGCTGTTCCGGGCCGAGCACGGCCTGGTCCCGGCGGAGATGGGGGAGATGGTCGTCGACCGGATGGGCCGGGCGGCACCGGTCGTCGAGATCCCCGGGGCCGGGCACCACGTGATGATCGACCAGCCGCTGGCCCTGGTGACCGCGCTGCGGACGCTGCTCGCGGACTGGGAGCACTCGGTTCCGGTGGTGGCCCCCGCGATCTAG
- a CDS encoding SDR family oxidoreductase: MSHNEVESASRTRTVTTQDGLELVVEERGDPSHPTVVAVHGYPDDRHVWDRVAADLAADHHVVTYDVRGHGGSAAPGAPAGYDLELLAADLRTVTDAVSPDAPVHLLAHDWGSIQTWHAVTREDGTPSAMDGRVASFTSISGPCLDHVALFLRRRGLRDLRPVLTQALHSWYTLAFRVPVLPELMIRSGLLGALVARTERIPRPSVRDAVNGLELYRRNLPRRLGRPQPRRTDVPVQILAPLGDAYVSPAMATSAAGYAPDLRVRYLPGGHWIVRKRAGVIARCVRELVAERSGGTAAPALARAGARGAALVRTGGRPGRASRWEGGLAVVTGAGSGIGREIARQVADLGGRVVVADVSEAGAAETVDLVTRRHGPGRAVAAVVDVADEAAVAALAERVAAEHGVPDLVVNNAGIAVAGSFADTTAQEWQRIVDVNLWGVVHGCRHFGALLAAHGEGGTIVNTASAAAYLPSRSLPAYATTKAAVLMLSQCLRAELAGAGVGVTALCPGFVDTPITGATRFAGTDDATQAVRRRDAAAAYTRRGYTPQRVAARLVRAVERDLPIAPVTAEAHVGLLASRLSPGLVRALARVDGTR; this comes from the coding sequence GTGTCTCACAACGAGGTGGAGTCCGCGAGCCGCACCCGGACGGTGACCACGCAGGACGGCCTGGAGCTGGTCGTGGAGGAGCGGGGCGACCCGTCGCACCCGACGGTCGTCGCGGTGCACGGCTACCCCGACGACCGGCACGTGTGGGACCGCGTCGCCGCGGACCTCGCCGCCGACCACCACGTCGTCACCTACGACGTGCGCGGCCACGGGGGCTCGGCCGCCCCCGGCGCCCCGGCCGGCTACGACCTGGAGCTCCTCGCCGCCGACCTGCGCACGGTGACCGACGCCGTCTCCCCCGACGCCCCGGTGCACCTGCTCGCCCACGACTGGGGCTCGATCCAGACCTGGCACGCCGTCACGCGCGAGGACGGCACCCCCTCGGCGATGGACGGCCGGGTCGCGTCGTTCACCTCGATCTCCGGCCCGTGCCTGGACCACGTGGCGCTGTTCCTGCGCCGCCGCGGGCTCCGCGACCTGCGGCCGGTGCTCACCCAGGCGCTGCACTCCTGGTACACGCTGGCGTTCCGGGTGCCGGTGCTGCCCGAGCTGATGATCCGCAGCGGGCTGCTCGGCGCGCTGGTGGCGCGGACCGAGCGGATCCCGCGCCCCTCGGTGCGCGACGCGGTCAACGGCCTGGAGCTCTACCGGCGGAACCTGCCGCGGCGGCTCGGCCGCCCGCAGCCGCGCCGCACCGACGTCCCGGTGCAGATCCTGGCTCCGCTCGGCGACGCCTACGTCTCCCCCGCGATGGCGACGAGTGCCGCCGGGTACGCCCCCGACCTGCGGGTCCGCTACCTGCCCGGCGGGCACTGGATCGTCCGCAAGCGCGCGGGCGTGATCGCCCGGTGTGTCCGCGAGCTCGTCGCCGAGCGCAGCGGCGGGACCGCCGCGCCCGCGCTGGCCCGGGCGGGGGCCCGGGGCGCCGCCCTGGTCCGCACCGGGGGACGGCCGGGCCGGGCGTCGCGCTGGGAGGGCGGGCTCGCCGTCGTCACCGGGGCGGGTAGCGGGATCGGCCGCGAGATCGCCCGTCAGGTCGCCGACCTGGGGGGCCGGGTCGTCGTCGCCGACGTCTCCGAGGCCGGCGCCGCGGAGACCGTCGACCTGGTGACCCGGCGGCACGGGCCCGGGCGCGCGGTGGCCGCGGTCGTCGACGTCGCCGACGAGGCCGCCGTCGCCGCCCTCGCCGAGCGGGTCGCGGCCGAGCACGGGGTGCCCGACCTCGTCGTCAACAACGCCGGGATCGCCGTCGCCGGATCGTTCGCCGACACCACGGCGCAGGAGTGGCAGCGGATCGTCGACGTGAACCTGTGGGGCGTCGTGCACGGCTGCCGGCACTTCGGCGCGCTGCTCGCCGCGCACGGCGAGGGCGGCACGATCGTCAACACCGCCTCGGCGGCGGCGTACCTCCCGTCGCGCTCGCTGCCGGCCTACGCCACGACCAAGGCGGCGGTGCTGATGCTGTCGCAGTGCCTGCGCGCCGAGCTGGCGGGCGCCGGGGTGGGGGTCACCGCGCTGTGCCCCGGGTTCGTCGACACCCCGATCACGGGGGCGACCCGCTTCGCCGGCACCGACGACGCCACCCAGGCCGTCCGCCGCCGCGACGCCGCGGCCGCCTACACCCGGCGCGGGTACACCCCGCAGCGCGTCGCCGCCCGCCTGGTCCGCGCCGTCGAGCGGGACCTGCCGATCGCCCCGGTCACCGCCGAGGCGCACGTCGGGCTGCTCGCGTCCCGGCTGTCCCCCGGCCTCGTCCGCGCGCTCGCCCGCGTCGACGGCACCCGCTGA
- a CDS encoding metal-dependent hydrolase, whose product MTADPTEDRIALQARDVRFDFTELRTDWIPGEPFASHLIDVLHLLLPEGERWFVDVFSRALPMVRDEALAEDVRGFIGQEAVHATSHQGALDHLVEAGVDVTRFVEQVEWIFKELLGDRGLTGDAAREWLVERVGLIAAIEHFTAVLGSWILDSAALDAAGADPHMLDMLRWHGAEEVEHRNVAHDLYTHLDGRWLRRIRAMAVAGPALAKLWVDGTRHLCARDPHLRGTPQRRARLRDYLRDSRRGLVPGPWLFARAVLTYLSPRFHPAAHGDTDAAVAYLAVSPAARAAEAGHAGPAEGSAA is encoded by the coding sequence ATGACCGCCGACCCGACCGAGGACCGGATCGCACTCCAGGCCCGCGACGTCCGTTTCGACTTCACCGAGCTGCGGACCGACTGGATCCCCGGCGAGCCGTTCGCCTCGCACCTGATCGACGTGCTGCACCTGCTGCTGCCCGAGGGCGAGCGCTGGTTCGTGGACGTCTTCTCCCGCGCGCTACCGATGGTCCGTGACGAGGCGCTGGCCGAGGACGTGCGCGGGTTCATCGGCCAGGAGGCCGTGCACGCGACCTCGCACCAGGGCGCGCTGGACCACCTCGTCGAGGCGGGCGTCGACGTGACCCGCTTCGTCGAGCAGGTCGAGTGGATCTTCAAGGAGCTGCTCGGCGACCGCGGTCTGACCGGCGACGCGGCCCGGGAGTGGCTGGTGGAGCGGGTCGGGCTGATCGCGGCGATCGAGCACTTCACCGCCGTCCTGGGCTCCTGGATCCTCGACTCCGCCGCGCTGGACGCGGCCGGGGCCGACCCGCACATGCTGGACATGCTGCGCTGGCACGGCGCCGAGGAGGTCGAGCACCGCAACGTCGCGCACGACCTCTACACCCACCTCGACGGCCGCTGGCTGCGCCGGATCCGGGCGATGGCGGTGGCGGGCCCGGCGCTGGCGAAGCTGTGGGTCGACGGCACCCGGCACCTGTGCGCCCGCGACCCGCACCTGCGCGGGACACCGCAGCGCCGGGCCCGGCTGCGCGACTACCTGCGGGACTCCCGGCGCGGGCTGGTGCCCGGGCCGTGGCTGTTCGCCCGCGCCGTCCTGACCTACCTCAGCCCGCGGTTCCACCCGGCCGCGCACGGCGACACCGACGCCGCGGTGGCCTACCTCGCGGTCTCCCCCGCCGCCCGCGCCGCCGAGGCGGGCCACGCCGGCCCGGCCGAGGGGTCCGCGGCATGA
- a CDS encoding PDR/VanB family oxidoreductase — MSPALLPGTGSTAPPPHPNRGATALSVLTAVTQTLATAGARRRRPVTPVDRTLLVEVHAVRRPCPDVAELDLVPAGAEPLPGWRPGAHVDVELPSGVMRQYSLCGDPDDRSVYRIAVRKVPGGTGSHEMHALRPGVRLRLHGPRNAFPLATAPSYLFVAGGIGITPIAPMVRAAHAAGVPWRLVHTGRDRASMPLSDALAVLAPDRVLRRPDDVAGVPSAAELLSGTDADAAVYCCGPPPMIESLRRALPAGQRFHSERFSPPPIRDGRPFTVRIAGGPDVAVPADRTALDAVRALRPDVPYSCRQGFCGTCHVRLVEGTTVGDPAGPGLTALCVGRATDGTIVVDLGR, encoded by the coding sequence ATGAGTCCCGCGCTGCTGCCCGGCACGGGCTCGACCGCGCCGCCGCCGCACCCGAACCGCGGGGCCACCGCGCTGTCGGTGCTCACCGCGGTGACCCAGACCCTCGCGACGGCCGGTGCCCGGCGCCGCCGCCCGGTCACCCCGGTGGACCGCACGCTGCTCGTCGAGGTGCACGCCGTGCGCCGTCCCTGCCCCGACGTCGCCGAGCTCGACCTCGTCCCGGCGGGCGCCGAGCCGCTTCCGGGCTGGCGGCCCGGCGCGCACGTCGACGTCGAGCTGCCCTCGGGGGTCATGCGCCAGTACTCGCTGTGCGGCGACCCGGACGACCGGTCGGTGTACCGGATCGCGGTACGGAAGGTGCCCGGGGGCACCGGCTCGCACGAGATGCACGCCCTGCGCCCCGGGGTGCGGCTGCGGCTGCACGGCCCGCGCAACGCCTTCCCGCTGGCCACGGCGCCGTCGTACCTGTTCGTCGCCGGCGGCATCGGGATCACCCCGATCGCGCCGATGGTCCGGGCCGCGCACGCCGCCGGGGTGCCGTGGCGGCTGGTGCACACCGGCCGGGACCGGGCGTCGATGCCACTGTCGGACGCACTGGCCGTGCTGGCCCCGGACCGGGTCCTGCGCCGCCCCGACGACGTCGCGGGTGTCCCGTCGGCGGCCGAGCTGCTGTCCGGGACCGACGCCGACGCCGCCGTCTACTGCTGCGGCCCGCCGCCGATGATCGAGTCGCTGCGCCGGGCGCTCCCCGCAGGGCAGCGGTTCCACTCCGAGCGGTTCTCCCCGCCCCCGATCCGCGACGGCCGCCCGTTCACCGTCCGGATCGCCGGTGGCCCGGACGTCGCGGTCCCCGCCGACCGCACCGCGCTGGACGCGGTCCGCGCGCTGCGCCCGGACGTGCCGTACTCGTGCCGGCAGGGGTTCTGCGGGACCTGCCACGTCCGGCTCGTGGAGGGCACCACCGTGGGCGACCCGGCCGGGCCGGGTCTGACCGCGCTGTGTGTCGGGCGGGCCACGGACGGGACGATCGTCGTCGATCTCGGGCGCTGA
- a CDS encoding TetR/AcrR family transcriptional regulator, producing the protein MTSPARPPRRMTPEARRAQLVSAALDLYGARSPEEVAVEDVTRAADVSRALFYRYFSGMEELHVAALGSVAEELIDRVALPTDGPLDGQLADALDVFLDVVGRHSRAYIALLRSGSVVSTGETDAMVDGVRDHIVDLLCVRGGVPDPTPLQLMTLRGWVALVEGSVLVWLEAGRVPAHAELRDWLVEQLFAMLGVTVARDPDAQFSTTPSALGTSR; encoded by the coding sequence ATGACCTCACCCGCACGTCCACCCCGGCGTATGACGCCCGAGGCCCGCCGCGCACAGCTCGTGTCCGCCGCGCTCGACCTCTACGGCGCCCGCTCGCCGGAGGAGGTGGCCGTCGAGGACGTCACCCGGGCCGCGGACGTGTCCCGGGCGCTGTTCTACCGGTACTTCTCCGGGATGGAGGAGCTGCACGTCGCGGCGCTGGGCAGCGTCGCCGAGGAGCTCATCGACCGGGTCGCGCTGCCCACCGACGGCCCGCTGGACGGGCAGCTGGCCGACGCGCTGGACGTGTTCCTCGACGTCGTCGGCCGGCATTCGCGGGCCTACATCGCGCTGCTGCGCAGCGGTTCGGTCGTCTCCACCGGGGAGACCGACGCCATGGTCGACGGCGTGCGCGACCACATCGTGGACCTGCTGTGCGTGCGCGGCGGCGTCCCCGACCCGACCCCGCTGCAGCTGATGACCCTGCGCGGCTGGGTCGCGCTGGTCGAGGGCTCGGTGCTGGTGTGGCTGGAGGCGGGCCGGGTGCCCGCCCACGCCGAGCTGCGGGACTGGCTGGTGGAGCAGCTGTTCGCGATGCTCGGGGTCACCGTCGCCCGCGACCCGGACGCTCAGTTCTCCACGACGCCGAGCGCGTTGGGCACCAGCCGGTAG